ACCAGGAAGTTTGGTCGCAAAATAATCACAGTTCACCTATGTTTATCCACAATATCTTCCCAGTATCTCGTACTAGATTAAAGATATACTATTAAGTTTCTTTTATTTACAATACCATTTAAATTAACAAAAGTCAATGAAAATTTCAATATTAGATCTTTATTTTCTATCGAAGAAAATACTTTTCCCTTTGGTCGTCAAAGGTATGCCATATATAATTCCAGCATTATTTCCCATTGTATTTACCTCTAATGCTACCTTACCTACACTAAACATAACTCTATTATCAACCCTATTATCTGCTGCTATAGAAACGGCAGAACCTACAGCTATGCCTAAATCTGTTATATCAAATGCACATCTTCCTTTTTTTTCATTTTTTTCTTTACAGTTTTCAAATCCACAAAAGCCACAATATTCTATGCCTCTTGTATTAAGTTCAGACCCTATAAGTACCAATGCTGCTGCATGTCTCACATTTTGAGCATCTCTAATAAAAAAATCTATCCCTTTGTCTTTTCCTATTCTCTCCATATGGTCTGCTAATTCATCTTTTTCTGCATCTGTCAATATTGTAGTAAGTATATTATCTATCCCCTTGCCCTTAGGAGCAGTTCTAGCAGCTACACACATCTTTTGTGCTACATCAATTATAGTGTTTTTCTCTATATCTTCACTATTATAAAACATATTACCTCTCCCCTCGTTATTATAAAATTAACTCTTGATAATTATATTCTATATATGGTTATACATTCCTTCATTTTTTATAGTTATATAAAAGTTCTATTTTTAACCTCCATTTAATTTTTACTTAACATAGTTTATTTATTATAAAATTAGAAATATATTATTTAATAAGTGAATAAATATATCATAAGAACATTATATTAGGAGGCGTAAATTTGAAAAAAATTTATGTACTAGATACTAGTGTACTTTTAGATGACCCCAATGCTATATTTACATTCAATAATAGTGAAATTGTAATTCCAACTGTAGTATTAGAAGAAATTGATAAGAAGAAAAGACTTGGAGATGAACTAGGGAGAAATGCCCGTACCATATCTAGAATTTTAGACAGGTTAAGAAAAAAAGCACGATTACA
This Clostridiisalibacter paucivorans DSM 22131 DNA region includes the following protein-coding sequences:
- a CDS encoding ferredoxin domain-containing protein — protein: MFYNSEDIEKNTIIDVAQKMCVAARTAPKGKGIDNILTTILTDAEKDELADHMERIGKDKGIDFFIRDAQNVRHAAALVLIGSELNTRGIEYCGFCGFENCKEKNEKKGRCAFDITDLGIAVGSAVSIAADNRVDNRVMFSVGKVALEVNTMGNNAGIIYGIPLTTKGKSIFFDRK